One Mya arenaria isolate MELC-2E11 chromosome 7, ASM2691426v1 genomic window carries:
- the LOC128240999 gene encoding uncharacterized protein LOC128240999 — MLHSSPHSCKVTSPTRQLQGYNPTPQLQYYNPTPQVQYYNPTHKYNATLNPTSAILQPNPTSAMLHSTSQVQYYNPTPQVQCYIPPNKCIATPHPTSAMLQLQCYNPTPQVQYYNPTPQVQYYNPTPQVQYYNPPHKCNATPHPTSAILQPHPTSAILQPQPTNTMLPAVNIVA, encoded by the coding sequence ATGTTACATTCCTCACCCCACAGTTGCAAGGTTACATCCCCCACCCGACAGTTGCAAGGTTACAACCCCACCCCACAGTTGCAATATTACAACCCCACCCCACAAGTGCAATATTACAACCCCACCCACAAGTACAATGCTACACTCAACCCCACAAGTGCAATATTACAACCCAACCCCACAAGTGCAATGCTACACTCCACCTCACAAGTGCAATATTACAACCCCACCCCACAAGTGCAATGCTACATTCCACCCAACAAGTGCATTGCTACACCCCACCCCACAAGTGCAATGTTACAGTTGCAATGTTACAACCCCACCCCACAAGTGCAATATTACAACCCCACCCCACAAGTGCAATATTACAACCCCACCCCACAAGTGCAATATTACAACCCACCCCACAAGTGCAATGCTACACCTCACCCCACAAGTGCAATATTACAACCCCACCCCACAAGTGCAATCTTACAACCCCAACCCACAAATACAATGCTACCAGCAGTGAATATTGTGGCTTAG